A single Pseudodesulfovibrio aespoeensis Aspo-2 DNA region contains:
- the flgA gene encoding flagellar basal body P-ring formation chaperone FlgA, with product MAGTTRTWINRFGRIVRALALAVALVAGAATMPGAGTGPVQDGNWKMLVRSAACVQGPDVLLGEIADPVGSVDPRTLQALKGVKLWKASDRRGRPVTIDRDKLLSVLRYYMGDKVRNLVLPSQLTVQTGGRVVTGEELEGAVVAFLTPRARDLSEDFEFRNLRLPMHYFFPNAYDTLAVEIDGDIKPGSNVIRLKGVSPDGRALSTKAGTVFVDIWKAVPVAAKPLNRFERVTTDNVTFMRMNLAYNPDLWDGVGGPWRMARTLGRNQPFSMSHLERVPLIEKGDRVNLVFQSQRVQLSMKAEALGEADMGQQVSVRNLQSNKVILATVVGNNTVMVR from the coding sequence ATGGCAGGCACGACACGGACATGGATCAATCGCTTCGGACGAATCGTCCGCGCACTGGCGCTGGCGGTTGCTCTGGTCGCAGGTGCGGCCACCATGCCCGGCGCGGGCACGGGTCCGGTTCAGGACGGCAACTGGAAAATGCTCGTCAGGAGCGCGGCCTGCGTGCAGGGGCCGGACGTTCTGCTGGGCGAGATCGCCGACCCTGTAGGCTCTGTGGACCCGCGCACCTTGCAGGCCCTCAAGGGGGTCAAATTGTGGAAGGCCTCGGACCGGCGCGGACGCCCGGTGACCATAGATCGCGACAAGCTGCTCAGCGTGCTGCGCTACTACATGGGCGACAAGGTGCGCAATCTGGTGCTGCCCAGCCAGCTCACGGTGCAGACCGGGGGCCGGGTGGTCACGGGCGAGGAGCTGGAGGGTGCTGTCGTCGCCTTTTTGACGCCCAGGGCCAGGGATCTGAGCGAGGATTTCGAGTTCAGGAATCTCAGGCTGCCCATGCACTATTTTTTCCCCAACGCCTACGACACCCTGGCGGTGGAGATCGACGGCGACATCAAGCCCGGCAGCAACGTGATCCGGCTCAAGGGCGTCTCGCCCGACGGGCGGGCCCTGTCGACCAAGGCGGGTACGGTCTTTGTCGATATCTGGAAGGCCGTGCCCGTGGCCGCAAAGCCGCTCAACCGTTTTGAGCGGGTGACCACCGACAACGTGACCTTCATGCGGATGAATCTGGCCTACAATCCGGACCTGTGGGACGGGGTCGGCGGCCCGTGGCGCATGGCCCGCACCCTGGGCCGCAACCAGCCGTTCTCCATGTCGCACCTGGAGCGGGTGCCGCTGATCGAGAAGGGCGACCGGGTCAACCTGGTTTTTCAGAGCCAGAGGGTGCAACTCTCCATGAAGGCCGAGGCGCTGGGAGAGGCTGACATGGGCCAGCAGGTGTCGGTGCGCAACTTGCAAAGCAACAAGGTGATTCTGGCGACTGTCGTGGGCAACAACACGGTCATGGTCAGGTAG
- the flgG gene encoding flagellar basal-body rod protein FlgG, whose translation MMRSLWTAATGMVAMQTHIDTLSNNLANVNTTGFKKSRAEFEDLMYQTLQIAGTETQSGGRLPVGMQVGMGVRPVSVHKFFTQGDFKNTGNPLDIAIEGEGFFLVDMNGEDVYTRDGSFKLDNEGRVVTAGGHVLQPEFTIPPETVSVVITETGHISALDKDGAALAETDIDIYRFQNPAGLTAIGRNFYRGSEASGDAVAGTPGDENFGTLAQAFLEGSNVEMVDEMVGLIVGQRAYEINSKAITTSDGMLQTAINIKR comes from the coding sequence ATGATGCGCTCCCTTTGGACTGCCGCGACCGGCATGGTCGCCATGCAGACACATATAGACACCCTCTCCAACAACCTGGCCAACGTGAACACCACGGGTTTCAAGAAAAGCCGCGCCGAGTTCGAGGATCTCATGTACCAGACGCTCCAGATCGCCGGGACAGAGACCCAATCCGGCGGCAGGCTGCCGGTGGGCATGCAGGTCGGCATGGGCGTCCGTCCGGTTTCGGTCCACAAGTTCTTCACCCAGGGCGACTTCAAGAACACGGGCAACCCGCTCGACATTGCCATTGAGGGCGAGGGGTTCTTTCTCGTGGATATGAACGGCGAGGATGTCTACACCCGCGACGGCTCGTTCAAGCTCGACAACGAGGGCCGGGTGGTCACCGCCGGGGGCCATGTGCTCCAGCCCGAGTTCACGATCCCGCCCGAGACCGTCAGCGTCGTGATCACCGAGACCGGGCACATATCCGCCCTGGACAAGGACGGCGCGGCCCTGGCCGAGACGGATATTGATATCTACCGCTTTCAGAACCCGGCTGGCCTGACCGCCATCGGGCGCAACTTCTACCGCGGAAGCGAGGCGTCTGGTGACGCGGTGGCAGGCACGCCGGGCGACGAGAACTTCGGCACCCTGGCCCAGGCATTCCTGGAAGGGTCCAACGTCGAGATGGTGGACGAGATGGTCGGCCTCATCGTGGGCCAGCGCGCCTACGAGATCAACTCCAAGGCCATCACCACCTCGGACGGCATGCTTCAGACGGCCATCAATATCAAGCGCTAA
- the flgF gene encoding flagellar basal-body rod protein FlgF, with product MRDSSLSALFGALSNEMRMSSIANNLANVNTTAFKKDHMAFHDVFTRFAHDYVVTTKSFLRDQDLFPDPKIMAKARLSDQTVDFSQGGMHQTGNQLDFALSGEGFFKAQVGGDELYTRAGNFLVDVDGTLVTQDGHPVMVEGGPLSVPPGAVMTVESDGMISINGEPAGAFDLVTFEDLGGMERVGSNFYRAPGDAAEAEPEDLTVQQGFLEKGNVEVVTEMVQMIETQRAFDMYAKVLQGTDSLDRNMITKVGKIS from the coding sequence ATGCGAGACAGTAGTTTGAGCGCCTTGTTCGGGGCTTTGTCCAATGAAATGAGGATGTCATCCATCGCCAATAATTTGGCTAACGTGAACACCACGGCCTTCAAGAAGGACCACATGGCGTTCCACGACGTGTTCACGCGTTTTGCCCACGATTACGTGGTGACCACGAAATCCTTTCTTCGCGACCAGGACCTGTTCCCGGACCCCAAGATCATGGCCAAGGCGCGCCTCTCGGACCAGACCGTGGACTTCTCCCAGGGGGGGATGCATCAGACGGGCAACCAGCTCGATTTTGCCCTGTCCGGGGAGGGGTTCTTCAAGGCCCAGGTGGGCGGCGACGAACTGTACACGAGGGCGGGCAACTTCCTGGTGGACGTTGACGGCACCCTGGTCACCCAGGACGGCCATCCTGTCATGGTGGAGGGCGGGCCGCTGTCAGTGCCGCCCGGAGCTGTCATGACTGTGGAGAGCGACGGCATGATCTCCATTAACGGCGAGCCTGCCGGGGCGTTCGACCTTGTTACCTTCGAGGATCTCGGAGGCATGGAGCGGGTGGGCAGCAACTTCTACCGCGCTCCCGGCGATGCCGCCGAGGCCGAGCCAGAAGACCTGACCGTGCAGCAGGGATTCCTTGAGAAGGGCAATGTCGAGGTGGTCACGGAAATGGTGCAGATGATCGAGACCCAGCGGGCTTTCGACATGTACGCCAAGGTCTTGCAGGGCACGGACAGTCTTGACAGGAACATGATCACCAAGGTCGGAAAAATTTCATGA
- a CDS encoding ribosome maturation factor RimP yields MRPTFEDTLADIIRPEVEGLGCTLWGLASPSKGERRIIRIYIDGPDGVTIDQCAKVSRQVSLLLEVEDTIPGAYILEVSSPGLDRRFFSTAQMADFVGKQVTALLYEARDGRRKVTGVLKSIGADAGQESFTLDEGGQDVTLAWNDLKEVRLVHEF; encoded by the coding sequence ATGCGTCCGACGTTCGAGGATACGCTCGCGGATATTATCCGCCCCGAGGTGGAAGGCCTCGGCTGCACCCTGTGGGGACTCGCCTCCCCGTCCAAGGGGGAGCGCCGTATCATAAGGATATACATCGACGGCCCGGACGGCGTGACCATCGACCAATGCGCCAAGGTCAGCCGCCAGGTGAGCCTGCTGCTCGAAGTGGAGGACACCATTCCGGGCGCCTACATCCTTGAGGTCTCGTCGCCCGGCCTGGACCGGAGGTTCTTCTCCACCGCCCAGATGGCCGACTTTGTGGGCAAGCAGGTCACCGCCCTGCTCTACGAGGCGCGTGACGGCAGGCGCAAGGTGACGGGCGTGCTCAAGAGCATCGGCGCGGACGCGGGCCAGGAGTCGTTCACCCTCGACGAGGGCGGACAGGATGTCACCCTGGCCTGGAACGACCTGAAAGAAGTCAGGCTCGTGCACGAATTTTAA
- the nusA gene encoding transcription termination factor NusA, protein MSELKKAIDQISKDRGIDRDLLIDTLEEAVRSAVARKHGETMDIEVAFNEDSGEIEVFEFKVVVAEVHDPISEISLENAREHDPNAQLDDEMGFPVRIEDLGRIAAQSAKQVIIQRMRDAEQEIIFEEYKDRLGEITSGIVQRRDRTGWIINLGRTEALLPKDEQIPRERYKRGDRVQAYIIDVLKESRGPQVVVSRSHPDYMIELFKREVPEVADGTVKIMGVARDPGLRAKVAVMSRDRDVDPVGACVGIRGSRIQNVVQEMKGERIDIVVWSPDIAMYAQHALSPAVITRITVDDEEEALEVVCPDDQLTLAIGRKGQNVKLAAKLLGWKIDIFTESRYGELNASRKGMDQVASVAEIPMESFFNAGFESLESIVRATNEELLAINGLTKSKIGDIRFAINMISPEIAAAAAAIMEEEANALEDAATAAAADAKAVEATDGEDIGEADADDDTKTPANGEELQ, encoded by the coding sequence ATGTCGGAGCTGAAAAAAGCCATCGACCAGATAAGCAAGGACAGGGGCATCGACCGCGACCTGCTTATCGACACCCTTGAAGAGGCCGTGCGCTCCGCCGTTGCGCGCAAGCACGGCGAGACCATGGACATCGAGGTCGCCTTCAACGAGGACAGCGGAGAAATCGAGGTCTTCGAGTTCAAGGTTGTCGTGGCCGAAGTCCATGACCCCATCAGCGAGATATCCCTGGAAAACGCGCGCGAGCACGACCCCAACGCCCAGCTTGACGACGAGATGGGATTTCCCGTCAGGATCGAGGACCTGGGCCGCATCGCCGCCCAGTCCGCCAAGCAGGTCATCATCCAGCGCATGCGCGACGCCGAGCAGGAGATCATTTTCGAGGAATACAAGGACCGCTTGGGCGAGATCACCAGCGGCATCGTCCAGCGGCGCGACCGCACCGGCTGGATCATCAACCTTGGCCGCACCGAGGCGCTCCTGCCCAAGGATGAGCAGATCCCCCGCGAGCGCTATAAGCGCGGCGATCGCGTCCAGGCCTACATCATCGACGTGCTCAAGGAATCCCGCGGCCCGCAGGTGGTCGTGTCGCGCTCCCACCCGGACTACATGATCGAGCTCTTCAAGCGCGAAGTGCCCGAGGTGGCCGACGGCACGGTCAAGATCATGGGCGTCGCCCGTGATCCAGGCCTGCGCGCCAAGGTGGCCGTCATGTCCCGCGATCGCGATGTGGATCCGGTGGGCGCCTGCGTCGGCATCCGCGGCTCGCGCATCCAGAACGTGGTCCAGGAGATGAAGGGCGAGCGCATCGACATCGTGGTCTGGAGCCCGGACATCGCCATGTATGCCCAGCACGCCCTCTCCCCTGCCGTCATCACCCGGATCACCGTGGACGACGAGGAAGAGGCACTCGAAGTGGTCTGCCCCGACGACCAGCTCACCCTGGCCATCGGGCGCAAGGGACAGAACGTCAAGCTGGCCGCCAAGCTTCTGGGCTGGAAGATAGACATCTTCACGGAATCCCGCTACGGCGAACTCAACGCCTCGCGCAAGGGCATGGACCAAGTTGCCAGCGTGGCCGAAATCCCCATGGAGAGCTTCTTCAACGCGGGCTTTGAATCCCTGGAATCCATCGTCCGGGCCACCAACGAGGAACTGCTGGCCATCAACGGCCTGACCAAGAGCAAGATCGGGGACATCCGCTTCGCCATCAACATGATCTCTCCGGAGATCGCAGCGGCAGCCGCTGCGATCATGGAAGAAGAGGCCAATGCGCTTGAAGACGCGGCGACCGCAGCGGCAGCCGACGCCAAGGCTGTCGAGGCAACGGACGGCGAGGACATCGGCGAGGCCGATGCAGACGACGACACCAAGACTCCCGCCAACGGCGAGGAGTTGCAATAG
- a CDS encoding YlxR family protein encodes MMVTDMEPIRMCVVCRERFPKGELARYICPDTMLELETDGPVPDPEKIKPGRGFYVCVQARCREVFPKMIRGLMKKRKGESR; translated from the coding sequence ATGATGGTGACCGACATGGAACCCATCCGCATGTGCGTCGTGTGCCGTGAGCGGTTCCCCAAGGGGGAGCTGGCACGGTACATCTGCCCGGACACCATGCTGGAACTGGAAACGGACGGTCCGGTTCCGGACCCGGAGAAGATCAAGCCGGGACGTGGTTTTTACGTATGCGTCCAGGCCCGGTGCAGGGAAGTTTTCCCAAAAATGATCAGGGGCCTGATGAAGAAACGCAAGGGGGAAAGTAGATGA
- the infB gene encoding translation initiation factor IF-2, protein MTAQVRVEDLAAELGLSTKETIQHLREIGVQAKSQMTAVDAEDVDRLKAALKKSGTAREEMRRVTDSGVIVRRRRTKASDADAEPPSVEMADDTINAAGILAAEATGEASATPVESKVTPPADAAAKSAEEPVEKPARKPKKAEPQVRIIRPATEATPAPKAEPEITTVPDVKTVAEEAAPEPAPKEAATVATASEKAVSESAKSETPSPAQTTEPKPSEDAEADDEAQADSDEPKKKKKKKKKEPEAPRVKIISMPDPVEVRAREAAKVAAENAPRPARPFSPGGPGGPGGPGAPRPAGPRPTSPRPTSPRPASPRPGGFAAPPARDDSPLPDPSMADGRSKKKKGKKDRRVVEFAASGKTDRGGQFNDGFPQGRKGRKGRKGQKPLLPDQKQAQPMKAAKRKIRFDEAIRLADMAHQMGVKAQDLIKTLFGMGVMATINQALDLDTASLLATEFDYEVENISFDEQEFLVPTEADKAEDLVPRPPVVTIMGHVDHGKTSLLDAIRLSNVTDGEAGGITQHIGAYHVNTNRGEIVFLDTPGHEAFTTMRMRGAQVTDIVILVVAADDGVMDQTREAISHSRAAGVPIVVAVNKIDKEGANPDNVKRELADLGLLAEEWGGETIFAHVSAKMKTGLDELLEMILLQAEVLELKANPNKHARGHIVEAKLDKGRGPVGTMLIAEGTINQGDSFVSGIHFGKVRAMFDDQGKKIKTAGPAIPVEIQGFDGVPEAGDEFFVVDDEKVARRIAQSRAMKQREKVLSSKTKVTLESFLASRPDSEAQTLNLVLKADVQGSLEAVTEALNKLSTDEVKINVVHGGAGAITESDILLASASEAIAIGFNVRPNLKVKEIAEREGVEVRFYDIIYKLVNEVKDAMSGMLAPDIEEVYLGQAEVRDTFSVPKVGTVAGSFVADGKITRNCKVRLLRGGVVIYTGSVSSLRRIKDDVKEVAKGFECGMGLDKFNDIKVGDVIEAFETKEVARTI, encoded by the coding sequence ATGACGGCACAGGTTCGGGTAGAAGACTTGGCTGCGGAGCTTGGACTCAGCACCAAGGAGACCATACAACACCTCCGCGAGATCGGCGTCCAGGCCAAAAGCCAGATGACCGCTGTCGATGCCGAGGATGTGGACCGCCTCAAGGCGGCACTGAAGAAAAGCGGGACCGCGCGCGAGGAAATGCGCCGCGTGACCGACTCCGGCGTCATCGTCCGGCGCAGGCGCACCAAGGCCTCGGATGCCGACGCCGAACCTCCTTCCGTCGAGATGGCCGACGACACGATCAATGCCGCGGGCATCCTGGCCGCCGAGGCGACTGGAGAGGCTTCCGCCACGCCGGTCGAGTCCAAAGTGACCCCCCCTGCCGACGCAGCCGCGAAGTCCGCCGAGGAACCGGTCGAAAAGCCTGCCAGAAAGCCCAAGAAGGCCGAACCGCAGGTCAGGATCATCCGGCCCGCGACTGAGGCGACTCCCGCCCCGAAAGCGGAACCGGAAATCACGACCGTTCCCGACGTGAAAACCGTGGCAGAAGAGGCCGCCCCCGAACCCGCGCCCAAAGAAGCCGCGACCGTTGCGACCGCATCCGAGAAAGCCGTGTCCGAAAGCGCCAAGTCTGAGACGCCCTCCCCCGCGCAGACGACCGAGCCGAAGCCGTCCGAGGATGCCGAAGCCGACGACGAGGCACAGGCCGATTCCGACGAGCCGAAAAAGAAGAAAAAGAAGAAAAAGAAGGAGCCTGAAGCTCCCAGGGTCAAGATTATTTCCATGCCCGACCCGGTCGAGGTCAGGGCTCGCGAGGCGGCCAAGGTCGCTGCCGAGAACGCGCCGCGCCCCGCAAGGCCGTTTTCTCCCGGCGGTCCTGGCGGTCCTGGCGGTCCTGGCGCGCCGCGCCCTGCCGGCCCGCGCCCGACCAGCCCACGTCCGACCAGCCCGCGTCCGGCCAGCCCCAGGCCCGGCGGCTTTGCCGCTCCTCCTGCCCGCGACGATTCGCCGCTGCCCGATCCGTCCATGGCCGATGGCCGCAGCAAGAAGAAAAAGGGCAAGAAGGACCGCCGCGTGGTCGAGTTTGCTGCCAGCGGCAAGACGGACCGCGGCGGCCAGTTCAACGACGGATTCCCCCAGGGACGCAAAGGGCGCAAGGGACGCAAGGGCCAAAAGCCCCTGCTTCCCGACCAGAAGCAGGCCCAGCCCATGAAGGCCGCCAAGCGCAAGATCCGCTTCGACGAAGCCATCCGGCTGGCCGACATGGCCCACCAGATGGGCGTCAAGGCCCAGGACCTGATCAAGACCCTGTTCGGCATGGGCGTCATGGCCACCATCAACCAGGCGCTCGACCTCGACACCGCCTCGCTGCTGGCCACCGAGTTCGACTACGAGGTGGAGAACATCTCCTTTGACGAACAGGAGTTCCTCGTTCCCACCGAGGCCGACAAGGCCGAGGATCTCGTGCCGCGTCCGCCCGTGGTCACCATCATGGGCCACGTCGATCACGGCAAGACCTCGCTGCTCGACGCCATCCGCCTGTCCAACGTGACCGACGGCGAGGCTGGCGGCATCACGCAGCACATCGGCGCGTACCACGTCAACACCAATCGCGGCGAGATCGTGTTCCTGGACACTCCGGGCCACGAAGCCTTCACCACCATGCGCATGCGCGGTGCCCAGGTGACGGACATCGTCATCCTCGTGGTGGCAGCCGACGACGGCGTCATGGACCAGACCCGCGAGGCCATCAGCCACTCCAGGGCCGCAGGCGTGCCCATCGTGGTGGCGGTCAACAAGATAGACAAAGAGGGAGCCAATCCCGACAACGTCAAACGCGAACTGGCCGACCTGGGCCTGCTTGCCGAGGAATGGGGCGGCGAGACCATCTTCGCCCACGTTTCGGCCAAGATGAAGACCGGCCTGGACGAACTGCTCGAAATGATCCTGCTCCAGGCCGAAGTGCTGGAGCTCAAGGCCAATCCGAACAAACACGCCCGCGGCCACATCGTCGAGGCCAAACTCGACAAGGGACGCGGCCCGGTGGGCACCATGCTCATCGCCGAAGGCACCATCAACCAGGGCGACAGCTTTGTCTCCGGCATCCACTTTGGCAAGGTCCGGGCCATGTTCGACGACCAGGGCAAGAAGATCAAGACCGCCGGACCGGCCATACCCGTGGAAATCCAGGGCTTTGACGGCGTGCCAGAAGCGGGCGACGAGTTCTTTGTGGTGGACGACGAAAAGGTCGCCCGCCGCATCGCCCAGTCGCGCGCCATGAAGCAGCGCGAGAAGGTCCTCTCCTCCAAGACCAAGGTCACCCTGGAGTCCTTCCTGGCCAGCCGTCCCGACTCCGAGGCCCAGACCCTCAACCTGGTGCTCAAGGCAGACGTGCAGGGTTCCCTCGAAGCCGTCACCGAAGCGCTCAACAAGCTCTCCACCGACGAGGTCAAGATCAATGTCGTGCACGGCGGCGCAGGCGCCATCACCGAGTCCGACATCCTCCTGGCCAGCGCGTCCGAGGCCATCGCCATCGGCTTCAACGTGCGCCCCAACCTGAAGGTCAAGGAGATCGCCGAGCGTGAGGGCGTGGAAGTCCGCTTCTACGACATCATCTACAAGCTGGTGAACGAGGTGAAGGACGCCATGAGCGGCATGCTCGCCCCGGACATCGAAGAGGTCTACCTCGGACAGGCCGAGGTGCGCGACACCTTCAGCGTACCCAAGGTCGGCACCGTGGCTGGCTCCTTCGTGGCCGACGGCAAGATCACCCGCAACTGCAAGGTCCGCCTGCTGCGCGGCGGCGTGGTCATCTACACCGGCTCGGTCTCCTCCCTGCGGCGCATCAAGGACGACGTCAAGGAAGTGGCCAAGGGCTTCGAGTGCGGCATGGGGCTTGACAAGTTCAACGACATCAAGGTCGGCGACGTGATCGAAGCCTTCGAGACCAAGGAAGTCGCCCGCACCATCTAG
- a CDS encoding DUF503 domain-containing protein translates to MIIGVMTLEFRLHGNRSLKEKRRVAQSLKQKLRNTFNVAVAEVEAMDAHDRLVLGVVTTANRTDRVESRLAKALAMTEAITPVELTQCGTEIFSDSE, encoded by the coding sequence ATGATCATAGGCGTCATGACACTTGAGTTCAGACTCCACGGAAACCGCTCCCTCAAGGAGAAGCGCCGGGTCGCCCAGAGCCTGAAGCAGAAACTGCGCAACACCTTCAACGTGGCCGTGGCCGAGGTGGAAGCCATGGACGCGCATGACAGGCTGGTGCTGGGGGTCGTGACCACGGCCAACCGGACCGACAGGGTCGAGAGCCGCCTGGCCAAGGCCCTGGCAATGACAGAGGCCATCACCCCCGTGGAACTGACGCAGTGCGGCACGGAAATTTTCAGCGACAGCGAATGA
- the rbfA gene encoding 30S ribosome-binding factor RbfA, with product MKASSSRRAVRMGDQIMREVATLLVEEVQDPRLQLVTLSGVRMNANLRIAEMFYTVSGDIEHRREVQQGLEKATGFLRSNLGKRLKLQFTPELRFTFDDFLEDVVYAKPDASR from the coding sequence ATGAAGGCATCAAGTTCCCGCCGGGCCGTCCGCATGGGCGACCAGATCATGCGCGAAGTCGCCACCCTGCTGGTGGAAGAGGTCCAGGACCCCAGGCTTCAGCTGGTCACCCTTTCGGGCGTACGCATGAATGCCAACCTGCGCATAGCCGAGATGTTCTACACCGTCTCCGGCGATATCGAGCACCGCCGCGAGGTCCAGCAGGGGCTTGAGAAGGCCACAGGCTTCCTGCGCTCCAACCTGGGCAAACGGCTCAAGCTCCAGTTCACCCCGGAGCTGCGCTTCACTTTCGACGATTTCCTTGAGGATGTGGTCTATGCCAAACCCGATGCGTCGCGTTAG
- a CDS encoding DHH family phosphoesterase translates to MPNPMRRVSDIIREGDDFLVAAHFNPDGDAIGSTCAMGHILARLGKRFALYNPSGLPETYNFVPLPAPIMTTLPDTLPLWTIVLDCGAAERMGHDLLARTGETRVVNIDHHLGNGDYGSVNWVAVDQPAVGTMVALLAKDLGLSLDGPLAECIYLAVSTDTGFFTYGSTTPESLELTAEMLRAGLDLANLNMRINKQWTEERLRLWTEVMGSVTLFADKQVAVGTITRAMFERTGTDSQDTENLINTIRRLKSVRVAMVLREEAPDTYKFSLRSYGDDNVQAIAALFGGGGHKNAAGGSINAPLDEARDKLVRTITQSLELA, encoded by the coding sequence ATGCCAAACCCGATGCGTCGCGTTAGCGACATCATCCGGGAGGGCGACGACTTTCTGGTCGCGGCCCACTTCAATCCGGACGGGGACGCCATCGGCTCCACCTGCGCCATGGGCCACATCCTGGCCCGGCTGGGCAAGCGGTTCGCCCTCTACAACCCCTCCGGGCTGCCCGAAACCTATAATTTCGTCCCCCTGCCCGCGCCCATCATGACCACCCTGCCCGACACCCTGCCACTGTGGACCATCGTCCTCGACTGCGGCGCAGCAGAGCGCATGGGCCATGACCTGCTCGCGCGCACGGGCGAAACCAGGGTCGTCAACATCGACCACCACCTGGGCAACGGCGACTACGGCAGCGTCAACTGGGTGGCCGTGGACCAGCCCGCAGTGGGCACAATGGTCGCGCTGCTGGCCAAGGATCTCGGCCTGAGCCTCGACGGCCCGCTGGCGGAGTGCATCTACCTGGCCGTGTCCACGGACACCGGCTTTTTCACCTACGGCTCCACCACCCCGGAGTCGTTGGAACTGACAGCCGAGATGCTGCGCGCCGGGCTTGATCTGGCCAACCTGAACATGCGCATCAACAAGCAGTGGACCGAGGAGCGACTGCGACTGTGGACCGAGGTCATGGGCAGCGTCACCCTCTTTGCCGACAAACAGGTGGCGGTCGGCACCATCACCAGGGCCATGTTCGAACGCACCGGCACCGACTCCCAGGACACCGAGAACCTGATCAACACCATCCGCCGCCTCAAGTCCGTGCGCGTGGCCATGGTCCTGCGCGAGGAAGCGCCGGACACCTACAAGTTCAGCCTGCGCTCCTACGGCGACGACAATGTCCAGGCCATTGCCGCACTCTTTGGCGGCGGCGGACACAAAAACGCTGCGGGCGGCTCCATCAACGCCCCCCTTGACGAGGCGCGCGACAAGCTGGTGCGGACCATCACCCAATCCCTGGAGCTTGCCTGA
- the truB gene encoding tRNA pseudouridine(55) synthase TruB, with amino-acid sequence MGRRKKKRSQEQIDGLLVLNKPSGPTSAACLNDIKYQLKQFKIGHAGTLDPLAQGVLLVLLGHGTKLATYLSGATKTYRGTLKLGIATDTYDIQGEITSQADVTASVEDVEKEILHWNQLTEQEVPAYSAAKHEGKPLYAMAREGLATPVKTKPIVVSHVEVLDVRMPEAAFRVSCSAGTYIRSLVHSLGSRMGCGAVLTSLIRERSEPFGFEAAHDLADVLENPDSFPDKVIPLRDTLPHWPRFMLTKPLTSLVKNGAWLPVNDQPGEPLGGNPGDRAFLLDDQGVPLALVEVQLQDDKPKWAILRGLWDQD; translated from the coding sequence ATGGGACGCAGGAAAAAAAAGCGCAGCCAGGAGCAGATCGACGGCCTGCTGGTGCTCAACAAACCCTCCGGCCCGACCTCTGCCGCCTGCCTGAACGACATCAAATACCAGCTCAAGCAGTTCAAGATAGGCCACGCTGGAACACTGGACCCTCTGGCCCAGGGGGTCTTGCTGGTCCTGCTCGGCCATGGTACAAAGCTGGCAACGTACCTGAGCGGCGCGACAAAAACCTATCGCGGAACGCTCAAGCTTGGCATTGCGACGGATACCTACGACATTCAAGGAGAAATCACGTCGCAAGCGGACGTGACGGCCAGCGTCGAAGATGTCGAAAAAGAGATTTTGCACTGGAATCAGTTGACAGAGCAGGAAGTTCCTGCCTATTCGGCTGCCAAACATGAGGGCAAGCCGCTGTACGCCATGGCCCGCGAGGGTCTGGCCACACCGGTCAAAACCAAGCCCATTGTTGTTTCCCATGTGGAAGTGCTGGACGTGCGAATGCCCGAAGCGGCGTTCAGGGTCAGCTGTTCCGCAGGCACCTACATACGCTCCCTGGTCCACAGCTTGGGGTCGCGAATGGGGTGCGGAGCGGTGCTGACCAGCCTGATCCGTGAACGCAGCGAGCCTTTCGGGTTCGAAGCGGCTCACGATCTTGCGGATGTCCTGGAGAATCCGGACTCGTTTCCGGACAAGGTGATCCCCCTTCGGGACACCCTGCCCCACTGGCCCCGGTTCATGTTGACCAAACCGCTGACCAGCCTCGTGAAGAACGGGGCCTGGCTGCCGGTCAACGACCAACCGGGCGAACCGCTGGGCGGCAATCCTGGTGATCGGGCGTTTCTGCTCGATGACCAGGGAGTCCCCCTGGCCCTGGTGGAAGTGCAGCTCCAGGATGACAAGCCCAAATGGGCCATCCTCCGAGGTCTCTGGGATCAGGACTGA
- the rpsO gene encoding 30S ribosomal protein S15 gives MVMTAEDKQKIVEDYKTCEGDTGSPEVQVALLTARILYLTDHFKTHKKDFHSRTGLLKMVGQRRKLLKYLQSKDVQRYRDLIGRLGLRK, from the coding sequence GTGGTCATGACTGCCGAAGACAAACAGAAGATCGTTGAAGACTACAAGACCTGCGAGGGAGACACCGGGTCCCCCGAGGTCCAGGTTGCGCTGCTGACCGCCCGCATCCTGTACCTGACCGACCACTTCAAGACCCACAAGAAGGATTTCCACTCCCGCACCGGCCTGCTGAAAATGGTCGGCCAGCGCAGGAAGCTTCTGAAATACCTTCAGAGCAAGGATGTCCAGCGCTACCGCGATCTGATCGGTCGCCTTGGCCTGCGCAAGTAG